The Juglans regia cultivar Chandler chromosome 1, Walnut 2.0, whole genome shotgun sequence nucleotide sequence TGTCAATAGATATTATTTTGTCCAGCTTTATATTGTAACAGATGTTTCCAATTCAATTTGAAATGGAATCAACCCACTATGTTTCCATTGTTTTTGTCACAACCTTTGCTCGGGTCAAATTAACTTTTCTGAACACCAGTTTAAGATGAGTGCATTTTGGAATTCATATACATCTGACTGGAAGCACTAATAATTGATTTTTCACATTTCTGGTTCAATGGTGGTCTAATTTTCAtgtgttttggttcttttttcccctctttttggCAGCTGGTCCCAACTACTGGAGACCCTTCCTCTTCCAAATGTAAGGATAAGCAATTTTAAGTATACATCAAAACTCGCAACTTTATACTTTTATACTCCAGAAATTGGAGGATAAACTTTGTTTCATTAACATTTCACATCTTTTTGGTTATGATATCAGATAAAATGGATATGCCCAACTGCTCCTACCCAGCCAATTACTGTTTTCGGTGGCTTTCCTTCCACCGCTTGTAAGTTTACTTGCTATGAAGACGTGGTTATatttctttcactttcactGCTCGTAAAAAGTGGAAAGTGTGTTGTGTTGGAACACTAGAGTTTTGCTATTCCTAATATTAATCCAACGTGTACTATGACGTAAATCAGGGTTTGATGTGGGAGACCTGTCTGAAGATGCTCCTGATGACTTAGAGGGTTTGGATGCTTCAGCAGCGCATGTTGCAAATTTGTTGTCAACAGAACCTGCCGACAGTAGGTTTTCTTTTGGAGCTTTATCGTATGTGTGATGATGCTGCAATTTTGGATTTTCTGGTTGAAAAGCTTTCATGAATGCTAGAATGTGCAGGACACTAATCTTGAGCATTGGAATCTTGCAACAGCCAGTCTTAACTCttagggctggtttggttacacaaaaccaaactatctcatctcaactcacataatcattacaattttctcaaacttccacacaaaatataataaataattcaattttttcaaatctcaaaacaaaaataatattttaacaatatttattcaactttcaacaaaacatatcatgtcatgtcatctaaactgcgtaaccaaacgaggccttactgtttccttttttcttttctctatcaAAGCTCTTTCCAGTTTCAAGATGTCatgcttccttttttttttccctttatgtTTTCTTGATGATCACATGAAGCGTAGGATGTTAAATGCCGCTGGTCTTGACAGAACTTGGAAAGGCACTCCAtattagacaattttttttcttttatgggttCTTTTCTAGGGTTTCATCTCTATGAGCTAATCAGAAAGGCTCTTATTATATAGAGCAAAGTCTGTGATAGAGCctaggaaaaatattttgcccccttttttccttttgtcttCGTTTATGTGTGGTGATTGGCTTAGCCTTAATTGCcttgtttgaaattgttttagtGTACATATGAGCTGATCAGGTGCATGTCTATTTTCACATATCACTTTGTTTCCGCCTTCTCTTCaaggaattttttctttttaaatgtaTGTACAAGCATTGTATTTATACTAGATTATCATATCACTTTTTGAATTGCACAATGCACTGAGAGGGCAGTAGGAAATCCTGTGGATATAAGTTTTTTACTTGTTGAAAGCAATGATCTCTTTGATATTAAATACTTTCATCTTGCTCTATTTATGATTGGAAAAGAGCATAGTTTATTTCCCAGAGCTGAAAGaactttccttggaagagtatttggaagagcAAGGTGCCTTCAAAGGTTGCGTTCTTTGGCTGGTCTGCTTCTTTAGGGAAAATTCTGACTTTGGACAACCTTAGGAAGCGTGGTTTAATTTTTATGGATTGGTGTTTCTTATGTAAAAAATCTagtgaatcggtggatcatttgttattacattgtgaggtggctagggcGTTATGGTATGAAGTGTTTAGTAGGAGTGGaatggcttgggtgatgcctaggagGTTGGTGGATCTTTTTGCTTGTTGGAGAGCTTTAAGGGGTAATTTGCAAATTTCTGCTGTTTGGAATATGATCCCCTTATGCCttgtgtggtgtatttggaattaGAGGAATGGTCAATGCTTTGAAGTAAGGAACGCTCAGTGGAAgaactttgatgttttttctttaatacctTATTTCAGTGGGCTTCGGCTATTGTCTTTAATGGATCTAGTGtccataattttcttatttatttttctagttcCTGGCTTGTAACTAGGTTCagtttttgtatacttcctatgtacgtAGTTTTATCTTGTTActtgtctcaataaaatttttcttattaaaaaaaaaaaaaaactttctgaAGTCCTTTGTcctttgttaatttcaattttctgcTGTCATTGACAATGACAACTGCATTTTATGCTGCAAATCTTCCGAGGGATTAACCTATACTTTCTAATGCCAcgatagataaatttaataccCTTTTGATGTCTTAATGTGACCTTGgctttataattttgtgaagtgATGCctattttgtttcataattttgACAGTTCtctctgtttattttttacagTTAAACTTGGTGTTGGAGGTTTCAGTATGGGTGCGGCTACTGCACTATATTCTGCCTCTTGCTTTACTCAAGGGAAATATGGAAACGGCAATCCATACCCGGCCCAATTAAGTGCAGTTGTTGGACTAAGTGGCTGGCTTCCTTGTTCAAAGTTTGCATCCTTACAATCCGCCCTTCTCATCTCCacttttcattgtttttttttttttgctttaatttGATACCCATGTTAAATTCTTCCCAGGACCTTAGCTAACAAGTTACAAGGGGTGGATGAAGCTGCTAGGCGTGCTGTGTCCTTGCCCATTTTGCTCTGTCATGGCAAAGGTATTCACAAAGTTTTGGAATATTCAAATGTTTCAGGTTTATTTTGGATTTACGGGTTTCTTCATTTACAAGGAGTTGAAATTATATGCTTCTCTCTGTAAGTACCGGTGTAATGAAAAGTTGATGCAGCACCCATTTCGTTAGGGGTATGAATTGGATTGAGATGCTTGTCTTATCTAAGCCAATTAGTACGTCCTCCAGGCTTGATTGCTATTCTACCTGAGATCAATTCAAAACTTTAGGAGTTAGAGGTCATGCCTGGCGGTTTTTACTTAGGCTCGGGGTCCACACAGGCAAATCGAAGtcttgttttttctctttaaacattttctaaaaactattttttgatTGTGACGCATGCCTAATATTTGAAGTGCAT carries:
- the LOC109006271 gene encoding acyl-protein thioesterase 2-like — protein: MSFTGPSVGSGGRTARRLVEFGRTYVVRPKGKHQATVVWLHGLGDNGSSWSQLLETLPLPNIKWICPTAPTQPITVFGGFPSTAWFDVGDLSEDAPDDLEGLDASAAHVANLLSTEPADIKLGVGGFSMGAATALYSASCFTQGKYGNGNPYPAQLSAVVGLSGWLPCSKTLANKLQGVDEAARRAVSLPILLCHGKADDVVLYKFGEKSSRSLRSCGFQDVTFKSYNGLGHYTIPEEMDEFCTWLTSKLALEGASS